Sequence from the Desulfovibrio sp. genome:
ATGTCTTGCTGTTGCACCTGCTGTTCCAGTGAAATGCTGCCGTTGCCGCTGCTGGTGCTGCCGCCCATGCAGCCACTGAGGGGCAGAGCCGTGCAGGCCAGGGCCAGAATGTACAGAGAACGGAGTGTGCGCATAGTACCCTCTTTCAATTTTGCACTTTTCCCAGAACTTTTTTACGTCCGGTGAAAATATAGATTATTCCTCCCACAATCGGCAGAAAAACTACCAGCACAAGCCACAGGGCGCGCTGTTGCGGGTTTTCA
This genomic interval carries:
- a CDS encoding PLD nuclease N-terminal domain-containing protein, whose amino-acid sequence is MIFHWWHVLVVMFPMIPTLWSILHIWGHEFENPQQRALWLVLVVFLPIVGGIIYIFTGRKKVLGKVQN